The genomic interval CTGCTTAAGAATCAATTGAAGGAGTTCGTCGTATCGTTCGACTTCGTCGTTCCGGAGCGATTCTGGGTGAGCGTAGATTGACTGCTGGCTCTTTTTGGCCCTCGCGAACGCCGCTCGATGGTCAGTAATAACGCCCTTCTCGTCGAAAGTTTCATTGAACCACTCGACCATTCGCTTGTTCTCGTTGGTCATCTTCGTCGAGTTAACCGTCATCAGGAATGCGAGATACTGAATCTCGAGATCGTGCATCATTCCAAGGACCTCATATTGGTCGAACAACAGATCTGTCGAATGCGGCATCTCCGTCTCCGGCTCCATCGGCACGACGATCTTCTCGCCGGCCGTGACCGCGTTTTTCGCGTATGGTGAGAAATCCGGTGGGCAATCACAGACAACGTAGTGATAGTCGTCTTCAAGTCGTTCTAAGAGTCGCCCCAATCGGTTCTCGCCGGCATCAGCCGAGTCTAGGGGTGTTTTATTTCCATTATAACTCTGGTTGCTGGGGATAAGATCGAACTCTTCGTGATCGGTGTGGATGAGGTCGTTCACATTATCCCAACTTTTCGGATCTAAAAGGATTTCATCTAGTGAGAGCGCGTCCAGGTCTTTGTAGAGGTCTCGCTTCCCAAGGTTTGCGGTGAGAGTGCCCTGTGGGTCAAGGTCGATGGCAAGCACGTTGAAGCCGCGAGCTGCAAGACCGCCCGCAATGTTCAACGAGGTGAATGTCTTGCCAGTGCCACCCTTCTGAAACGAGATGGCGAGTACTTCTGGGTAGGTGTCGGTCATAACTACCCTCAAATTGAATTCATACCGTTATAATTGTTCGTCAGACGATTACCGTTTAGAACGGTACTACCGTTAATAATGCTATTATTGATCTGCTTCTATTCCTCCAATTCGGCATTTTAACCTATGTAGGGCCTATTCTGATGCGACAATAATAACGGTAATACCGATTTTAACAGTATATGCGGTATTACCATTATAACTACTATGGTCAGTAGTACCGTTATCAGCGATATTACCGTTAAAAAGGCTATTGCTGTTAGTACTATTTGTTACACTATTTCCATTATTCACGGTAACTACATTTTGAACATTCAACATGTTAGCACTACTATGACAGACATTAAGATCGCTACCGACTGGGGCACAGTGGATAGATGAGTGCTACCCGTCGGAGTCCTGGTCGGGCACATCTTTCTGGCTAGGTCGCTGATTCTGAAACGCCGTCTCAGCCATCTGAGCGCGTTCACTCGCCTCGATATGTGAGTAGTGCTCGCGAACCACCTCCTCGGAGTTATCTAGGTGTCGTGCAGCCTCCGTGTACCCGAACTCCCGAACCATCACCTCGCCAGCTCCCCGACGAGCGCCGTGCGGCGCCAGATAGCCGTGTTTGTCGTCATCCAACTCGATGTCTGCGTCCTCTGTGAGTCGCTGCAAAATCCGCCGTGCGCTGTGGGTCGTCAACGCCGGAGGGTCGACATCGTACTCGACACAGAGTTCGATCATCGAGACGTCCCCATCGTTCACCCGCTCGCGATGCAGACTTTCAGCCTCTTTGCGCGTATAGTCCCGCTCAACGAGTTCGTCTTTGAACGTCTCGACAAGGGTGGGATACGACAGCGTCGTGAACACGGGCCAGTCGTCACTCGATGGGTTCAGTACTGACCGGAGGCGTTCGAGTGACGGGATCGCAGACGGTGGGACAGCCCTATCGCTCCATTCACCCTTCTTCCCGAGGACGGTGATTGTGTTGTCCTCGAGGGAAACGTCCGACCACCGGAGACCGTCGCGACCGCGCCGGGCGTCGGCGACATCGCCTAGGACTTCCGCGCCGCGGACGCCCGAGAAGCACAGGAGATAGACGAGCGCCCGGTCGCGACACGCTTTGATCGCCTCGTAGCGGTTCTCACCTACTTCGTCGATGGCTTCGTGTGCCTGTTCGTCGACGTACTTCAGGAGTGCCGTTCGCTGCTCGGGTGACCACGCCTGTTGGCGCTCGGTCTTACGTCCGTCGTCTTCTGGAAGTGGCTCTTTCGCCCGTGATTTTAACGCCGGATTCTCGTCGAGATATCCCTCGCGTACTGCCCATCCGCAGAACGCTGAAATGTGGGCGTAATAGTTCTGCTTCGTGCTTTCAGTCCAATCCTGTGTCCCGAGATGGCGAGCGTATTGGCGGATATCCCGGATAGTCAGCTCCTCGAATGTCGTAGGCGAACGCGGGCGCTCATGTTCGAGGAAAGTGAGAAAGCGGTCGAGTTCGCGTTTTGCATCCCTCCTGTACGTCCCGCTCTTTCCTTCCGCTCCTTTGCCCTTGTCCGTGAGGTAATCCTCGACGACGTCCGCGACCTCGACCGGCCGATCATCCTGGCCGTCCGTGTGGCCCTGGCCGTTGCCAGAAGAACTCATCTCACTCACCGCCTCCGTGGAACCGTGCTTCGAGGGCTATCTGGGCGGGAATACCTGGGATGTCGGGTGGAGTCATGGGATTCGCTTTGGTAGACGGCGGCCACCTGCTTGAAAGTACGTACTCTTATCGAACTAAGAGTACCTACTCGAATCTCGAAACTATGACTCGGTAAACGCACGATACAGAGCCACTAACGCAGAAATACCGTGTTTTAGGGATCCAGATTTAGTTAATAAACGGTATGCTGCTATATCGAAAATTTCTGCTTTGGAAGTTGAGACTACAGTGGGTTTAGCGGGGCTGTGATGCGTGGTTTCGGCTGAATCAGTAATCAGTAACGGCTCCAGATCGGCTCTCAATCGTCCTTTCCTGTTGTACTACCAACTATATCGTCGAATTTCAAAGACGTCTAGTAGTGTAGCCACTCAGCAACCGGGCTAACTCAGACCGAGTGCCTCTTTACCCAATTCCGGTTTCCTTCTTCAGCAGCGTGAGTGTATTATCTGCCGTCACGATCGGTGAATGTTCATATTTACCCCTTAATTCGACCTGTACGAGTAGGTCCACTGCTCGCCAAATCGAGTACAGCAGGCAGGCGAACGCGAAATAGAAGAACCGCAACCCGAAATGCTTCGACG from Halobellus litoreus carries:
- a CDS encoding ParA family protein, which translates into the protein MTDTYPEVLAISFQKGGTGKTFTSLNIAGGLAARGFNVLAIDLDPQGTLTANLGKRDLYKDLDALSLDEILLDPKSWDNVNDLIHTDHEEFDLIPSNQSYNGNKTPLDSADAGENRLGRLLERLEDDYHYVVCDCPPDFSPYAKNAVTAGEKIVVPMEPETEMPHSTDLLFDQYEVLGMMHDLEIQYLAFLMTVNSTKMTNENKRMVEWFNETFDEKGVITDHRAAFARAKKSQQSIYAHPESLRNDEVERYDELLQLILKQTSPPTLGLDVEAAKAMTVEDIRAAAADQEVEA
- a CDS encoding tyrosine-type recombinase/integrase, whose protein sequence is MSSSGNGQGHTDGQDDRPVEVADVVEDYLTDKGKGAEGKSGTYRRDAKRELDRFLTFLEHERPRSPTTFEELTIRDIRQYARHLGTQDWTESTKQNYYAHISAFCGWAVREGYLDENPALKSRAKEPLPEDDGRKTERQQAWSPEQRTALLKYVDEQAHEAIDEVGENRYEAIKACRDRALVYLLCFSGVRGAEVLGDVADARRGRDGLRWSDVSLEDNTITVLGKKGEWSDRAVPPSAIPSLERLRSVLNPSSDDWPVFTTLSYPTLVETFKDELVERDYTRKEAESLHRERVNDGDVSMIELCVEYDVDPPALTTHSARRILQRLTEDADIELDDDKHGYLAPHGARRGAGEVMVREFGYTEAARHLDNSEEVVREHYSHIEASERAQMAETAFQNQRPSQKDVPDQDSDG